DNA from Flavobacterium aestivum:
GCGTTTTCATTTTCAATTTTGTTTCCGTTTTCATCTAAAACGTATTGGCTTCCTATGAAATTCTGGAAATAGGAAGAACCTATTTTCGCAGTATTTTCAAAAAGCAAATCGGTGTTTTCTCCGTTCCAATCAAATTCTTCGGTAATGTTTACTGTAGGAATAGGGAAGGTAAACGGTTGTCCATTGGCATCACCTTCGGTCATTACAGTATAATACGCCTTGTTGATGAGGTTCATTTCTTTTTGGAAATGTTCGTAACGTAAATCAGTTACTTTTTCGACACCACGTTCTTTGGCTCTTACCAAAAGATCATATTCAAAATTGTTTTCAAAAAAATGGAAATCATTCTTTGTTGGGATTTGTGTTTTCAAATCATCAGGAACAACCCAATCAAGAGTGATATTGGTAAAGGGCGATTGACCCCAGCGTGCAGGAACATTCAGGTTGTAAACAAAACTGCGAACAGCTTTTAGAACCTCTTCAAAATCTAAATCGTCTTTAAAAACATAAGGAGCCAAATAGGTATCAAATGAACTAAAAGCTTGCGCACCTGCCCATTCGCTTTGCAAAATTCCAAGGAAATTAGCCATCTGCCCCAAAGCTTCCCTAAAATGGGATGGAGGTTTGCTCTCGACACGACCTCTTACGCCATTAAACCCTTCGTTGAGTAGTACACGCAAACTCCAGCCTGCACAATAGCCTGTGAGACAGTCTAAATCGTGAATGTGAATATCACCATTGCGATGTGCGTAACCTTCTTCTTTAGTGTATACTTTATCTAACCAATAATTGGCAATAATTTTTCCGGCTACATTGTTGACCAATCCTGCATTAGAGTAGGAAGTGTTGGCATTGGCATTAATACGCCAATCGGTTTGTTGTATGTATTCTTCAATGGTTTGAGTACTGTCTACATAAGTGGTATCTTCATTCAATCCGTTAATGTGTTCGCGTTGTAACTTTCTCGTATGCCTGAACAACATAAAAGATCGCATTACATCAAAGTATTTCTTTTCAAATAACTTTTTTTCAATCAGGTCTTGAATTTCTTCAACCGCCCAAACATTTTTAGCAGTGAGCTGATGAATAACGCTCTCAAAAACACTTTCATCAACTGCTATGGAAACGCTTTTAAAACTTTTATCAATGGCATCTTTAATTTTAAAACTTTCAAATGGTTTGTATGTTCCATTCCTTTTGATGACGTTATTCTCCATAGTAGTTGATGTTTAGTGTTTATAATTGTTTTTAATTTTGAGCAGTAAAGTCTTTTTCTAGTTTGGCAGCTTTTGGAAATAAAATATTGTTTTCCAAATGAATATGTTTATGCAAATCCTGCTCAAATTCCTGTAACATTGCAAAGGTTACTCTGTAGGTATTACAAGCGTCTGAAGGCGGAGTGTAATTATTGGTCAATTCGGCAATTTTTCTAAAGCGAACACCTTCGGCATCGTGTTCGTGCATCATCATGGCAATAGGATTTTCTACAGTTCCAAAATGAGGTTGCTCAATTAATTCATCCGAAATGGTGGCATGAACCATTTTTTTGATAAAAGGAAACAGAATCAGCTCTTCTTTTTTCATGTGTTGAGCCAGTTCACCTGCACAACCTTTAAATAGTTCATTTATTTCTATTAACTCCGGATGATTAGCACCATGTACTCGATTTAATTTGTCTAAAAATTGAAGAAGGGTAGGTGTTTTTTCCGAAACGTAACGGTGATGTGTTTTCTCAATATAGTCAGCTAATAAATCTATAGGCCATGAATTAAAATCGATAGCTGATTCATTTTTTGATGATAAAATGGTTTCAATTTCCTGTAATAAATCATTTGGTTCTACAGCTTTTTTCTCACAAGCTTCCTCGACACTTCTATTGCCATTGCAACAAAAATCAATGCCATATTTAGAAAAAAGAGCCGCTGTTCTAAAGTCTTTTGCTACGTATTCACCTATTGTAATTTTCTCTAAAGTTTCCATAGTGATGTTTTTTATAATTAAAAATTTGAATACAAAAATAGATACAATTTTAATAAAAGACAAATTTATCCGTAATTAAATATTTTATTTTTTATTTTTCATAAATATTTGAAAACAAAATAAATATGGTTTTATGATCTTCTTTTTTTGACTTGGTAATTTTACGACTAAATGAAAATTCGGAACATGATTTTTATCATATTCTGGTTGTGACTTAAGAACATTTTGTTGTTGAAAACTTATTAGATAGAAATTTTACGCCGCTTATTATATAGAGAAGGGCATAAAATAAATAAGAAGAAAAAAAATTAAAATAAATGACAATGTTTATAATAAAAGATAAAAATATCTTTTATATTTGCATTTAAATAAAGGACAAATTTATCTTTTATTTAAAACAACAATTTTATTAACTAATAAAAACAGATTATTATGCTTTCAAAATCACAAGCAAGGGCATTTTTTCTGGGAGGAACTTTGGTCACCTTTTTAATCTTTATAGGATTGACCGTTTATTCGTTTATGCCCAGAAATGATCAAACAAATTACAAGGCTATAGACAAACAAGTAGTGAGAGGAAAAGAAATTTGGGAACACAACAATTGTATGGGCTGTCACTCTATTATGGGTGAAGGAGGATATTATGCCCCAGAATTGACAAAAGTTATTGAAAGAAGAGGCGAAGGATATGTTAAGGCTGCGCTGATGTCGCCAGTACCTTGGGCTCCAAACGGACGAAAAATGGTTGCCTATAATATGAATGAAAAAGATGCAGATGCTGTAGTGGCTTACTTCAAATGGATCGGAAAAATAGATCTAAATGGGTTTGACCGAGTGGTTTCTCCATTGTCTAAAGATGAATAATTAAATTATTATAAATATGAAATATAAATCACAAAAAGTAGCCTACTGGTTTTTTGCACTGTGCATGCTATTGTTCTCACTGCAAATTGTCTATGGTTTTATCATGGGCTTTGACCGAATAGGAATTCAAGGGTTACACGATATAATCCCTTTTAATGTTGCCCGAGCGGTACATACCAATTTATTGGTGGTTTGGTTGCTAACCGGTTTTATGGGAGCCGCCTATTACATTATACCCGAAGAAGCACAATGCGAACTGATAAGCGTAAAATGGGCTTACATACAATTAATTTCTCTTGCAGTTGTTGGAGTTATAGCCATAGTTGGCTTTCACTTCAATCACTGGGAAGGTAGAAAGTTTCTAGAGATTCCGAGAGAACTTGATTTCTTGGTTGTTGTCAATGTATTACTGTTCTTAGGATTGATTTTAGGAACTCTTTATAAAGGAAAACGCAAAACCACAACCGCTTTGGTATTGTCTATGGGATTGTTGTTTGCGGCCTTGTTATACCTGCCGGGTATGATTTGGTTTGACAGTCAGGTAATGGATTCATTCTTCCGTTGGTGGGTAGTTCACTTGTGGGTTGAAGGTGTTTGGGAATTAATTATGGGAGGTATCCTTTCGTACTTACTAATCAAATTGACAGGTGTAGATAGAGAAGTTATCGAAAAATGGTTGTACGTAATCGTAGGATTGACTTTCCTTTCTGGAGTTTTAGGTACTGGACACCATTATTATTACATAGGAGTGAATAAAATTTGGTTAATCGTAGGTGGTATTTTCTCAGCACTAGAACCTTTGGCTTTCTTAGGAATGGCATTGTTTGCTGTGAATATGTATCGCAAAGGAGAGAAAAGCCATCCTAACAAAATAGCTTTATTCTGGACAATAGGTTCTTCTATCGTATCTTTTATAGGTGCTGGTTTATTAGGTTTTGCACACACTTTGCCACAAACTAATCTTTACACACACGGAACATTGGTTACAGCTATGCACGGACACTATGCTTTCTGGGGTGCATATGCAATGATAGTTTTGGCAATAATCAGTTATGCATTGCCAAATGTAACTGGTCGTAAAAGATACCAAAGCGCAACAGGAATGGCAGCCTTTTGGTTGTCTAATGTTGGGATGTTAGGAATGACAGTAGCTTTTGGAGTGGCCGGAGTTGCACAAGTGTATTTAGAACGAAAAATGAAAATGGAATTTATGGTTGTACAAAACGAAATCAGTATTCACTTTGTGGTATTGTTGATTTGCGCCACTATGTTCGCCACAGGAATCTGTCTGTTTGTTTACGATTTCATAAAATACGGACGTCCAACAGATGAAGCCATAAGAGAATAAATGTTGATAGTAATTAATAGTCTTTAGTGGTTGGCTAGGAATTTATATCATAATGTGAATAAATTCTAAAATTTCAAAAAAATGAATACTCAATAAAAACGGTATTCGCTCACCTCTTTTTAATTTTTTTGAGATCCCCCAAATGCTGATCACTATAGACTAATTACTAAAAAAAAATAGCTTGTTGGAAGTAATTCTATAAAGATTTTATGTTTCACTATATGCAAACAATAATTACCTCCAAATGAGATAAACAATATAAATAAACGTACTAGTTCAGCTTTGTTTAGCCGGAACGCTTTGATGATTGTTATAGAGCTTCCATTTCCAGTAAACTTTTGTTTTGCGTTCCGGTTTTTTTAAAAATTAAAAAATATGTTAGCAGATACTTTA
Protein-coding regions in this window:
- the ric gene encoding iron-sulfur cluster repair di-iron protein, which gives rise to METLEKITIGEYVAKDFRTAALFSKYGIDFCCNGNRSVEEACEKKAVEPNDLLQEIETILSSKNESAIDFNSWPIDLLADYIEKTHHRYVSEKTPTLLQFLDKLNRVHGANHPELIEINELFKGCAGELAQHMKKEELILFPFIKKMVHATISDELIEQPHFGTVENPIAMMMHEHDAEGVRFRKIAELTNNYTPPSDACNTYRVTFAMLQEFEQDLHKHIHLENNILFPKAAKLEKDFTAQN
- a CDS encoding c-type cytochrome, with protein sequence MLSKSQARAFFLGGTLVTFLIFIGLTVYSFMPRNDQTNYKAIDKQVVRGKEIWEHNNCMGCHSIMGEGGYYAPELTKVIERRGEGYVKAALMSPVPWAPNGRKMVAYNMNEKDADAVVAYFKWIGKIDLNGFDRVVSPLSKDE
- a CDS encoding ribonucleoside triphosphate reductase produces the protein MENNVIKRNGTYKPFESFKIKDAIDKSFKSVSIAVDESVFESVIHQLTAKNVWAVEEIQDLIEKKLFEKKYFDVMRSFMLFRHTRKLQREHINGLNEDTTYVDSTQTIEEYIQQTDWRINANANTSYSNAGLVNNVAGKIIANYWLDKVYTKEEGYAHRNGDIHIHDLDCLTGYCAGWSLRVLLNEGFNGVRGRVESKPPSHFREALGQMANFLGILQSEWAGAQAFSSFDTYLAPYVFKDDLDFEEVLKAVRSFVYNLNVPARWGQSPFTNITLDWVVPDDLKTQIPTKNDFHFFENNFEYDLLVRAKERGVEKVTDLRYEHFQKEMNLINKAYYTVMTEGDANGQPFTFPIPTVNITEEFDWNGENTDLLFENTAKIGSSYFQNFIGSQYVLDENGNKIENENAYKPNAVRSMCCRLQLDLRELLKRGNGLFGSAEMTGSIGVVTINMARLGYLNKGNKAKLYTELDHLLYIAKSTLEKKRVFIQEMYDRGLYPYTKRYLEHFRNHFSTIGVNGMNEMIQNFTHHQDNITSEAGIEFASEILDHIRNRMKEFQEETGNLYNLEATPAEGTTYRFAKEDKKRFDNIIQAGQEENIYYTNSSQIPANHTEDPYEALILQDQLQCKYTGGTVLHLYMSEKISSPEACKQFVKKVITNFRLPYITVTPVFSVCPIHGYLNGEHEYCPKCDEIIIAEKAKYIEV
- a CDS encoding cbb3-type cytochrome c oxidase subunit I, which codes for MKYKSQKVAYWFFALCMLLFSLQIVYGFIMGFDRIGIQGLHDIIPFNVARAVHTNLLVVWLLTGFMGAAYYIIPEEAQCELISVKWAYIQLISLAVVGVIAIVGFHFNHWEGRKFLEIPRELDFLVVVNVLLFLGLILGTLYKGKRKTTTALVLSMGLLFAALLYLPGMIWFDSQVMDSFFRWWVVHLWVEGVWELIMGGILSYLLIKLTGVDREVIEKWLYVIVGLTFLSGVLGTGHHYYYIGVNKIWLIVGGIFSALEPLAFLGMALFAVNMYRKGEKSHPNKIALFWTIGSSIVSFIGAGLLGFAHTLPQTNLYTHGTLVTAMHGHYAFWGAYAMIVLAIISYALPNVTGRKRYQSATGMAAFWLSNVGMLGMTVAFGVAGVAQVYLERKMKMEFMVVQNEISIHFVVLLICATMFATGICLFVYDFIKYGRPTDEAIRE